In a genomic window of Vespula vulgaris chromosome 13, iyVesVulg1.1, whole genome shotgun sequence:
- the LOC127068344 gene encoding uncharacterized protein LOC127068344 isoform X2, with protein sequence MKIFIIIIIVIIIINFIIKCISHIFNNKTKTEGTYSLLLFDKMDPSTLPSSSGNASETNNQFWSDEEDMFLFILIKNRCEIVESESSEDTKERLWIEIRECLNNKFKTDRDMNSIKERWEKLKSLAKLDIYTLLSKIKQKSPKKTSYRPSHFNLQIWKLLKPHKRKQDECDDAMEYSAYMLGFEVPQEIDTLLDNLIRISDIVFDPYFASSSSSSSNLSSERSRSLSPPRTATSPRVYRSSRSRSAQPRISSYMTYSDLTQLSDEDNEEGATARIEERRSMLTELRSLMSTDQKSSKSTESLVGNRQRQLPMSELPRTLESDLHDEQPYRPTDRRHSIQESNVRTSRSSREKISPRTTQKFHQSNISSFYPNDKWLNLRESDITREEPAGAADVVERIIPGSALPRAEPPRSGPSRTESTQHGAQSLHQKDRKAKIKESHTRTSDDSREERASLRARWTEPVQQSAAQLRRIGIQESDVRTTDDSIKKRTSHASTMTEPVHQSAAQPFHPSEKRVKIKESDILSGDDRAGKKPTVRWSDPIHRSTESSSHSNITWIQSEENIAMIDDTDEERPTQSQSRTEPTHQSGGAQWFHPSDKWTKLKESQARPRDGGDEERITQTLSKKEPSDRQSVRIFEPSERWIRLRDSFMKQRHSSGSDEGRELRPSSEAPKIKPIVSSAPRPIPFSDKRFKAQESDIRTSDENEIRRAQRARWKEPIQSSVRSLYRSERWIRITESDKSTSDDSGEERKTHTIRRNEPLHQSDVPSFYPADKWIKLKDSVTRGEDSSGSGDDAREVRAPSQSRIDSVLHGDRWIRLRESDVMVGDSSGSSDEAREIKAPPKPPRIDPSLHGVKPFHPTDRWIRLKESEVMVGDSSESSDEAREVGASSEPPRIDPALHGVRPFHPTDRWFRLRESNVMVGDSSGSSDEPIREVGASSEPPRIDPALHGVRPFHPTDRWIRLRETDVMVGDSSGSSDEPVGERRPTRIDPALHGVKPFHPTDRWIRLRETDVMVGDSSGSSDEPVREVRALSEPPRTDPYLDVQPLNPNDNWTRYKESVRTGDDNSRERTMPTPPRVETIYQSNDPRHSEAWITIKAPDGTIEAIPMGSADMSEEESPQSNLPTQAHVQPYYPESWLRIRDSVMRERGSPVRIVDSNIEERASAPLPNPPRESWFRVRERTIAETNIRARPADSNIEVRPSVRTLPSQSHVQSYYPIPQARVREPIIMETDIPMRPADSDIQVRPSARTLPSRPYVQPCYSEPQIIVTEPIITETDIPMRPADSDIQVRPSARTLPSRPYVQSYYPEPRARTRESIIMETNNPVRSADSDIEVRPLARTLPSRPHVQPYYPEPRARTRESITRERVPMRTASSEVEIRPPRTLPSRPRVLPHYEESWVGIREPFTRERNIPMRSSVSDPDIRSSSSSLSTPHRVLPAYANRRVVNVREPDRREGLSMRSTGVPTESRSLMRSEADQHDVYLSRLRETIIEEEDYYRLSEQYTPEESIRRLQILRIRERELFIRESQYLEEQIRMQRLESNLETAQMRKRIALSEYKLAELKEIMLELNINDPRSQARMTGQSGSGSNRGGRAGAIREAGGAFGQMEIAHEDQYFYNQQKEQIRKLREGIRDEIAFHEEQIRRHQEAIERHNARMAEMRTTEH encoded by the exons atgaaaatatttattattattattattgttattattatcattaattttatcattaaatgtatatctcatatatttaacaataagaCAAAAACAGAAGGAACTTACTCTctg TTATTATTTGACAAAATGGATCCGTCAACGTTACCATCATCATCAGGAAATGCATCAGAAACCAATAATCAGTTTTGGTCGGATGAAGAGGACATGTTTTTATTCATCCTGATAAAGAATCGTTGTGAAATAGTCGAATCTGAATCTAGTGAAGATACGAAGGAACGACTATGGATAGAAATACGAGAATGTTTGAACAATAAATTCAAAACGGATAGAGACATGAACTCTATTAAGGAACGTTGGGAAAAATTGAAGAGTTTGGCGAAACTGGATATTTATACGCTCCTATCGAAG ATCAAACAAAAATCACCAAAGAAAACAAGCTATCGTCCATCCCATTTCAATCTGCAAATTTGGAAATTATTAAAGCCTCATAAAAGGAAGCAAGATGAATGCGACGATGCAATGGAGTATTCCGCTTACATGTTGGGTTTTGAAGTTCCCCAAGAAATAGATACATTATTGGATAATTTGATAAGAATAAGCGATATAGTATTCGATCCATATTTTGccagttcttcttcttcttcttctaatttatCATCAGAAAGAAGTCGTAGTTTAAGCCCGCCAAGAACAGCAACGTCTCCCAGAGTCTATAGATCATCTAGATCTAGATCCGCCCAACCTAGGATTAGTAGTTATATGACGTACAGCGATCTGACACAATTGTCCGACGAGGACAACGAAGAAGGTGCAACTGCgagaatcgaagaaagaagatcaaTGTTAACAGAACTAAGATCGTTAATGTCGACCGATCAAAAATCATCAAAATCGACCGAATCATTGGTAGGAAACAGACAAAGACAATTACCGATGTCCGAATTACCACGAACATTGGAGTCCGATCTACatgatg AACAACCGTATCGTCCCACTGATAGACGGCATAGTATACAAGAATCCAATGTAAGAACGAGCAGAAGTAGTAGAGAAAAGATATCGCCGAGGACAACCCAAAAATTTCATCAAtctaaca tatcATCGTTTTATCCTAACGATAAATGGCTAAATTTACGAGAATCTGATATAACTAGAGAAGAACCTGCAGGAGCGGCCGATGTTGTTGAAAGAATAATACCAGGATCAGCATTACCAAGGGCCGAACCACCAAGGAGCGGACCATCAAGAACCGAATCAACTCAACATGGTg CACAATCCTTACAccagaaagatagaaaggctaaaataaaagaatctcATACAAGAACATCCGATGACAGCAGAGAAGAAAGAGCATCTCTGAGAGCAAGATGGACTGAACCCGTTCAACAATCTgctg CACAACTCAGACGGATAGGAATACAAGAATCTGATGTAAGAACAACAGATGATAgtatcaaaaaaagaacatcACATGCATCAACGATGACCGAACCAGTTCATCAATCTgctg CACAACCGTTTCATCCCAGCGAGAAACgggttaaaataaaagaatctgATATATTATCGGGTGATGATAGAGCAGGGAAAAAACCAACAGTACGTTGGAGTGATCCAATTCATCGATCTactg AATCATCATCTCATTCCAACATTACATGGATTCAATCAGAAGAAAATATAGCAATGATCGATGATACTGACGAAGAAAGGCCAACGCAATCACAATCAAGGACAGAACCAACTCATCAATCTGGTggtg CACAATGGTTTCATCCAAGCGATAAGTGgacgaaattaaaagaatctcAGGCAAGACCGAGGGATGGTGGtgacgaagaaagaataacgCAGACGCTATCAAAGAAAGAACCAAGTGACCGTCAAtctg taCGTATCTTCGAACCCAGCGAAAGATGGATTAGATTAAGAGATTCTTTTATGAAGCAAAGGCACTCTTCTGGATCAGATGAAGGCAGAGAATTAAGACCATCGTCGGAAGCACCGAAGATCAAACCGATCGTATCCAGTgcac cACGACCCATTCCATTCAGCGATAAACGGTTTAAAGCACAAGAATCTGATATAAGAACGAGTGATGAAAACGAAATAAGGCGGGCGCAAAGAGCACGTTGGAAAGAACCAATTCAATCATCTg tacgATCACTTTATCGCAGTGAAAGATGGATTAGAATAACAGAATCTGATAAATCAACGAGCGATGATagtggagaagaaagaaaaacccaCACCATACGGAGGAACGAACCATTACATCAATCtgatg tacCATCGTTCTATCCAGCCGATAAAtggattaaattaaaagattctGTTACAAGAGGAGAAGATTCTTCAGGATCTGGCGATGATGCCAGAGAAGTAAGAGCACCATCGCAATCAAGAATTGATTCAGTCCTGCATggtg ATAGATGGATTAGATTGAGAGAATCAGATGTAATGGTAGGAGATTCTTCAGGATCGAGCGATGAAGCCAGAGAAATAAAAGCACCACCAAAACCACCGAGAATCGATCCATCCCTACATggtg taAAACCGTTTCATCCAACCGATAGATGGATTAGATTGAAAGAATCTGAGGTAATGGTAGGAGATTCTTCAGAATCGAGCGACGAAGCTAGAGAAGTAGGAGCATCATCGGAACCACCGAGAATCGATCCAGCCTTGCATGGTG taagACCGTTTCATCCAACCGATAGATGGTTTAGATTGAGAGAATCTAATGTAATGGTAGGAGATTCTTCAGGATCGAGCGACGAACCTATCAGAGAAGTAGGAGCATCGTCGGAACCACCGAGAATCGATCCAGCCCTGCATggtg taagACCGTTTCATCCAACCGATAGATGGATAAGATTAAGAGAAACTGATGTAATGGTAGGAGATTCTTCAGGATCAAGCGACGAACCTGTCGGAGAAAGAAGACCAACGAGAATAGACCCAGCTCTCCATGGtg taaaacCGTTTCATCCAACCGATAGATGGATTAGATTAAGAGAAACTGATGTAATGGTAGGAGATTCTTCAGGATCGAGTGATGAACCTGTCAGAGAAGTAAGAGCATTATCGGAACCACCGAGAACCGATCCATATTTagatg tACAACCATTAAATCCCAACGATAATTGGACTAGATATAAAGAATCTGTAAGAACGGGTGATGATAATTCCAGAGAAAGAACGATGCCCACCCCACCAAGAGTCGAAACTATTTATCAGTCTAATG ATCCACGCCATTCCGAAGCATGGATTACGATAAAAGCACCTGATGGAACAATAGAAGCAATTCCTATGGGTTCGGCTGATATGTCCGAAGAAGAATCACCACAGAGCAATTTACCAACTCAAGCtcatg tacaACCGTATTATCCGGAGTCATGGCTTAGAATAAGAGATTCTgttatgagagaaagaggaagtcCTGTGAGAATAGTCGATAGTAACATCGAAGAAAGAGCATCAGCACCCTTACCAAACCCACCTcgtg AATCTTGGTttagagtaagagagagaactatAGCAGAAACAAATATTCGTGCAAGACCGGCCGATAGTAACATCGAAGTAAGACCATCAGTAAGGACTTTGCCAAGCCAATCTCATG TACAATCGTATTACCCGATACCACAAGCTAGAGTAAGAGAGCCTATTATAATGGAAACGGATATTCCTATGAGACCGGCCGATAGTGACATCCAAGTAAGACCATCAGCGAGGACTTTGCCAAGCCGACCTTATG TACAACCATGTTACTCGGAACCACAAATTATAGTCACCGAGCCTATTATAACGGAAACAGATATTCCTATGAGACCGGCCGATAGTGATATCCAAGTAAGACCATCAGCAAGGACTTTGCCAAGCCGACCTTATG TACAATCATATTATCCGGAACCTCGGGCTAGAACAAGAGAGTCTATTATAATGGAAACAAACAATCCTGTGAGATCGGCCGATAGTGACATCGAAGTACGGCCATTAGCAAGAACTTTACCAAGCCGACCTCATG TACAACCATATTACCCGGAACCACGGGCTAGAACAAGAGAGTCTATTACGAGGGAAAGAGTTCCTATGAGAACGGCCAGTAGTGAAGTTGAAATAAGACCACCGAGAACCTTACCAAGCCGACCTCgtg taCTACCGCATTACGAGGAATCGTGGGTTGGAATAAGAGAACCTTTTACGAGGGAAAGAAATATTCCTATGAGATCATCCGTAAGTGACCCCGACATAAGATCATCATCGAGCAGCTTGTCAACTCCGCATCgtg tACTACCCGCTTACGCGAACAGACGTGTTGTTAATGTAAGAGAACCTGATAGAAGGGAAGGATTATCTATGAGATCAACTGGTGTTCCCACTGAATCGAGATCGTTAATGAGATCTGAAGCAGACCAACatgatg TATATCTTAGTAGATTAAGGGAAACCAttatagaagaagaggattattatcgtttatcgGAACAATATACACCGGAAGAAAGTATAAGAAGATTACAAATTTTGAGAATCAGGGAAAGAGAACTATTTATCCGAGAAAGTCAATATCTGGAAGAACAAATTCGTATGCAACGATTGGAAAGCAATCTCGAAACGGCACAAATGCGTAAACGAATTGCTTTGAGCGAATATAAATTGGCGGAATTGAAGGAGATAATGCTCGAGTTGAATATAAACGATCCCAGAag TCAAGCGAGAATGACTGGTCAATCTGGTTCTGGTTCAAATAGAGGTGGCAGAGCTGGTGCTATCCGTGAAGCTGGAGGAGCTTTTGGACAAATGGAAATTGCTCATGAAGATCAATACTTTTATAATCAG CAAAAGGAACAGATAAGAAAATTGAGAGAAGGTATTCGCGACGAAATTGCTTTTCATGAGGAACAGATCCGGCGCCATCAAGAAGCTATAGAACGTCATAACGCGAGGATGGCTGAAATGCGTACTACagaacattaa
- the LOC127068344 gene encoding uncharacterized protein LOC127068344 isoform X4 gives MKIFIIIIIVIIIINFIIKCISHIFNNKTKTEGTYSLLLFDKMDPSTLPSSSGNASETNNQFWSDEEDMFLFILIKNRCEIVESESSEDTKERLWIEIRECLNNKFKTDRDMNSIKERWEKLKSLAKLDIYTLLSKIKQKSPKKTSYRPSHFNLQIWKLLKPHKRKQDECDDAMEYSAYMLGFEVPQEIDTLLDNLIRISDIVFDPYFASSSSSSSNLSSERSRSLSPPRTATSPRVYRSSRSRSAQPRISSYMTYSDLTQLSDEDNEEGATARIEERRSMLTELRSLMSTDQKSSKSTESLVGNRQRQLPMSELPRTLESDLHDEQPYRPTDRRHSIQESNVRTSRSSREKISPRTTQKFHQSNISSFYPNDKWLNLRESDITREEPAGAADVVERIIPGSALPRAEPPRSGPSRTESTQHGAQSLHQKDRKAKIKESHTRTSDDSREERASLRARWTEPVQQSAAQLRRIGIQESDVRTTDDSIKKRTSHASTMTEPVHQSAAQPFHPSEKRVKIKESDILSGDDRAGKKPTVRWSDPIHRSTESSSHSNITWIQSEENIAMIDDTDEERPTQSQSRTEPTHQSGGAQWFHPSDKWTKLKESQARPRDGGDEERITQTLSKKEPSDRQSVRIFEPSERWIRLRDSFMKQRHSSGSDEGRELRPSSEAPKIKPIVSSAPRPIPFSDKRFKAQESDIRTSDENEIRRAQRARWKEPIQSSGDIRSLYRSERWIRITESDKSTSDDSGEERKTHTIRRNEPLHQSDVPSFYPADKWIKLKDSVTRGEDSSGSGDDAREVRAPSQSRIDSVLHGDRWIRLRESDVMVGDSSGSSDEAREIKAPPKPPRIDPSLHGVKPFHPTDRWIRLKESEVMVGDSSESSDEAREVGASSEPPRIDPALHGVRPFHPTDRWFRLRESNVMVGDSSGSSDEPIREVGASSEPPRIDPALHGVRPFHPTDRWIRLRETDVMVGDSSGSSDEPVGERRPTRIDPALHGVKPFHPTDRWIRLRETDVMVGDSSGSSDEPVREVRALSEPPRTDPYLDVQPLNPNDNWTRYKESVRTGDDNSRERTMPTPPRVETIYQSNDPRHSEAWITIKAPDGTIEAIPMGSADMSEEESPQSNLPTQAHVQPYYPESWLRIRDSVMRERGSPVRIVDSNIEERASAPLPNPPRVQSYYPIPQARVREPIIMETDIPMRPADSDIQVRPSARTLPSRPYVQPCYSEPQIIVTEPIITETDIPMRPADSDIQVRPSARTLPSRPYVQSYYPEPRARTRESIIMETNNPVRSADSDIEVRPLARTLPSRPHVQPYYPEPRARTRESITRERVPMRTASSEVEIRPPRTLPSRPRVLPHYEESWVGIREPFTRERNIPMRSSVSDPDIRSSSSSLSTPHRVLPAYANRRVVNVREPDRREGLSMRSTGVPTESRSLMRSEADQHDVYLSRLRETIIEEEDYYRLSEQYTPEESIRRLQILRIRERELFIRESQYLEEQIRMQRLESNLETAQMRKRIALSEYKLAELKEIMLELNINDPRSQARMTGQSGSGSNRGGRAGAIREAGGAFGQMEIAHEDQYFYNQQKEQIRKLREGIRDEIAFHEEQIRRHQEAIERHNARMAEMRTTEH, from the exons atgaaaatatttattattattattattgttattattatcattaattttatcattaaatgtatatctcatatatttaacaataagaCAAAAACAGAAGGAACTTACTCTctg TTATTATTTGACAAAATGGATCCGTCAACGTTACCATCATCATCAGGAAATGCATCAGAAACCAATAATCAGTTTTGGTCGGATGAAGAGGACATGTTTTTATTCATCCTGATAAAGAATCGTTGTGAAATAGTCGAATCTGAATCTAGTGAAGATACGAAGGAACGACTATGGATAGAAATACGAGAATGTTTGAACAATAAATTCAAAACGGATAGAGACATGAACTCTATTAAGGAACGTTGGGAAAAATTGAAGAGTTTGGCGAAACTGGATATTTATACGCTCCTATCGAAG ATCAAACAAAAATCACCAAAGAAAACAAGCTATCGTCCATCCCATTTCAATCTGCAAATTTGGAAATTATTAAAGCCTCATAAAAGGAAGCAAGATGAATGCGACGATGCAATGGAGTATTCCGCTTACATGTTGGGTTTTGAAGTTCCCCAAGAAATAGATACATTATTGGATAATTTGATAAGAATAAGCGATATAGTATTCGATCCATATTTTGccagttcttcttcttcttcttctaatttatCATCAGAAAGAAGTCGTAGTTTAAGCCCGCCAAGAACAGCAACGTCTCCCAGAGTCTATAGATCATCTAGATCTAGATCCGCCCAACCTAGGATTAGTAGTTATATGACGTACAGCGATCTGACACAATTGTCCGACGAGGACAACGAAGAAGGTGCAACTGCgagaatcgaagaaagaagatcaaTGTTAACAGAACTAAGATCGTTAATGTCGACCGATCAAAAATCATCAAAATCGACCGAATCATTGGTAGGAAACAGACAAAGACAATTACCGATGTCCGAATTACCACGAACATTGGAGTCCGATCTACatgatg AACAACCGTATCGTCCCACTGATAGACGGCATAGTATACAAGAATCCAATGTAAGAACGAGCAGAAGTAGTAGAGAAAAGATATCGCCGAGGACAACCCAAAAATTTCATCAAtctaaca tatcATCGTTTTATCCTAACGATAAATGGCTAAATTTACGAGAATCTGATATAACTAGAGAAGAACCTGCAGGAGCGGCCGATGTTGTTGAAAGAATAATACCAGGATCAGCATTACCAAGGGCCGAACCACCAAGGAGCGGACCATCAAGAACCGAATCAACTCAACATGGTg CACAATCCTTACAccagaaagatagaaaggctaaaataaaagaatctcATACAAGAACATCCGATGACAGCAGAGAAGAAAGAGCATCTCTGAGAGCAAGATGGACTGAACCCGTTCAACAATCTgctg CACAACTCAGACGGATAGGAATACAAGAATCTGATGTAAGAACAACAGATGATAgtatcaaaaaaagaacatcACATGCATCAACGATGACCGAACCAGTTCATCAATCTgctg CACAACCGTTTCATCCCAGCGAGAAACgggttaaaataaaagaatctgATATATTATCGGGTGATGATAGAGCAGGGAAAAAACCAACAGTACGTTGGAGTGATCCAATTCATCGATCTactg AATCATCATCTCATTCCAACATTACATGGATTCAATCAGAAGAAAATATAGCAATGATCGATGATACTGACGAAGAAAGGCCAACGCAATCACAATCAAGGACAGAACCAACTCATCAATCTGGTggtg CACAATGGTTTCATCCAAGCGATAAGTGgacgaaattaaaagaatctcAGGCAAGACCGAGGGATGGTGGtgacgaagaaagaataacgCAGACGCTATCAAAGAAAGAACCAAGTGACCGTCAAtctg taCGTATCTTCGAACCCAGCGAAAGATGGATTAGATTAAGAGATTCTTTTATGAAGCAAAGGCACTCTTCTGGATCAGATGAAGGCAGAGAATTAAGACCATCGTCGGAAGCACCGAAGATCAAACCGATCGTATCCAGTgcac cACGACCCATTCCATTCAGCGATAAACGGTTTAAAGCACAAGAATCTGATATAAGAACGAGTGATGAAAACGAAATAAGGCGGGCGCAAAGAGCACGTTGGAAAGAACCAATTCAATCATCTggtgata tacgATCACTTTATCGCAGTGAAAGATGGATTAGAATAACAGAATCTGATAAATCAACGAGCGATGATagtggagaagaaagaaaaacccaCACCATACGGAGGAACGAACCATTACATCAATCtgatg tacCATCGTTCTATCCAGCCGATAAAtggattaaattaaaagattctGTTACAAGAGGAGAAGATTCTTCAGGATCTGGCGATGATGCCAGAGAAGTAAGAGCACCATCGCAATCAAGAATTGATTCAGTCCTGCATggtg ATAGATGGATTAGATTGAGAGAATCAGATGTAATGGTAGGAGATTCTTCAGGATCGAGCGATGAAGCCAGAGAAATAAAAGCACCACCAAAACCACCGAGAATCGATCCATCCCTACATggtg taAAACCGTTTCATCCAACCGATAGATGGATTAGATTGAAAGAATCTGAGGTAATGGTAGGAGATTCTTCAGAATCGAGCGACGAAGCTAGAGAAGTAGGAGCATCATCGGAACCACCGAGAATCGATCCAGCCTTGCATGGTG taagACCGTTTCATCCAACCGATAGATGGTTTAGATTGAGAGAATCTAATGTAATGGTAGGAGATTCTTCAGGATCGAGCGACGAACCTATCAGAGAAGTAGGAGCATCGTCGGAACCACCGAGAATCGATCCAGCCCTGCATggtg taagACCGTTTCATCCAACCGATAGATGGATAAGATTAAGAGAAACTGATGTAATGGTAGGAGATTCTTCAGGATCAAGCGACGAACCTGTCGGAGAAAGAAGACCAACGAGAATAGACCCAGCTCTCCATGGtg taaaacCGTTTCATCCAACCGATAGATGGATTAGATTAAGAGAAACTGATGTAATGGTAGGAGATTCTTCAGGATCGAGTGATGAACCTGTCAGAGAAGTAAGAGCATTATCGGAACCACCGAGAACCGATCCATATTTagatg tACAACCATTAAATCCCAACGATAATTGGACTAGATATAAAGAATCTGTAAGAACGGGTGATGATAATTCCAGAGAAAGAACGATGCCCACCCCACCAAGAGTCGAAACTATTTATCAGTCTAATG ATCCACGCCATTCCGAAGCATGGATTACGATAAAAGCACCTGATGGAACAATAGAAGCAATTCCTATGGGTTCGGCTGATATGTCCGAAGAAGAATCACCACAGAGCAATTTACCAACTCAAGCtcatg tacaACCGTATTATCCGGAGTCATGGCTTAGAATAAGAGATTCTgttatgagagaaagaggaagtcCTGTGAGAATAGTCGATAGTAACATCGAAGAAAGAGCATCAGCACCCTTACCAAACCCACCTcgtg TACAATCGTATTACCCGATACCACAAGCTAGAGTAAGAGAGCCTATTATAATGGAAACGGATATTCCTATGAGACCGGCCGATAGTGACATCCAAGTAAGACCATCAGCGAGGACTTTGCCAAGCCGACCTTATG TACAACCATGTTACTCGGAACCACAAATTATAGTCACCGAGCCTATTATAACGGAAACAGATATTCCTATGAGACCGGCCGATAGTGATATCCAAGTAAGACCATCAGCAAGGACTTTGCCAAGCCGACCTTATG TACAATCATATTATCCGGAACCTCGGGCTAGAACAAGAGAGTCTATTATAATGGAAACAAACAATCCTGTGAGATCGGCCGATAGTGACATCGAAGTACGGCCATTAGCAAGAACTTTACCAAGCCGACCTCATG TACAACCATATTACCCGGAACCACGGGCTAGAACAAGAGAGTCTATTACGAGGGAAAGAGTTCCTATGAGAACGGCCAGTAGTGAAGTTGAAATAAGACCACCGAGAACCTTACCAAGCCGACCTCgtg taCTACCGCATTACGAGGAATCGTGGGTTGGAATAAGAGAACCTTTTACGAGGGAAAGAAATATTCCTATGAGATCATCCGTAAGTGACCCCGACATAAGATCATCATCGAGCAGCTTGTCAACTCCGCATCgtg tACTACCCGCTTACGCGAACAGACGTGTTGTTAATGTAAGAGAACCTGATAGAAGGGAAGGATTATCTATGAGATCAACTGGTGTTCCCACTGAATCGAGATCGTTAATGAGATCTGAAGCAGACCAACatgatg TATATCTTAGTAGATTAAGGGAAACCAttatagaagaagaggattattatcgtttatcgGAACAATATACACCGGAAGAAAGTATAAGAAGATTACAAATTTTGAGAATCAGGGAAAGAGAACTATTTATCCGAGAAAGTCAATATCTGGAAGAACAAATTCGTATGCAACGATTGGAAAGCAATCTCGAAACGGCACAAATGCGTAAACGAATTGCTTTGAGCGAATATAAATTGGCGGAATTGAAGGAGATAATGCTCGAGTTGAATATAAACGATCCCAGAag TCAAGCGAGAATGACTGGTCAATCTGGTTCTGGTTCAAATAGAGGTGGCAGAGCTGGTGCTATCCGTGAAGCTGGAGGAGCTTTTGGACAAATGGAAATTGCTCATGAAGATCAATACTTTTATAATCAG CAAAAGGAACAGATAAGAAAATTGAGAGAAGGTATTCGCGACGAAATTGCTTTTCATGAGGAACAGATCCGGCGCCATCAAGAAGCTATAGAACGTCATAACGCGAGGATGGCTGAAATGCGTACTACagaacattaa